The following are from one region of the Coffea eugenioides isolate CCC68of chromosome 2, Ceug_1.0, whole genome shotgun sequence genome:
- the LOC113759667 gene encoding cytochrome P450 87A3-like: protein MLFACAIIALIVVLFSHWVYRWRNPKCNGVLPPGSMGLPIIGETIEYFTPYASDDVPPFVQKRAARYGPIFRTSIVGQPVVVSTDADFNFRVFQQEGNAFQIWYTESLFQIIGKQSVLAHHGGFHKYLKSLTFKLVSPEALREKLIYEMDASTQESLSSWSKLGKLDAKDGTSELVFKYAAKKMLGYEESKDQQKLRDSYKAFMDGLISFPLNIPGTPFHACLQGRKKAMKVIKDIFERKRSGNDTSKDFVDHLLEQIKKEDTFLNEEIARDLVFLFLFAAHETTSTALTVALRYLDGHPRVMAELKREHENILKMRETEGSAVSWKEYKSMTFTHMVINETLRLANITPGILRKVVKEVEVKGYTIPAGWTVMVCPSCVHLDPNVYANPHEFNPWRWEGKELHMGSKNFMAFAGGTRLCVGADYAKVQMSIFLHYLVTKYTWRVTNGAERIRTPTGIRYPKGLHMEISENK, encoded by the exons ATGTTGTTTGCTTGTGCTATTATTGCTCTCATTGTTGTGCTTTTCAGCCACTGGGTATACAGGTGGAGAAACCCCAAGTGTAACGGGGTATTACCGCCAGGCTCGATGGGATTACCAATTATAGGAGAAACAATTGAGTACTTCACCCCTTATGCATCGGATGATGTTCCACCATTCGTACAAAAAAGAGCGGCTAG GTACGGACCAATTTTTCGCACGAGTATAGTTGGGCAGCCAGTCGTTGTATCAACTGATGCTGACTTCAACTTCCGCGTCTTCCAGCAAGAAGGTAATGCTTTCCAAATTTGGTATACTGAGAGTCTCTTCCAGATAATTGGGAAACAAAGTGTACTTGCCCATCATGGAGGCTTCCACAAGTACCTCAAGAGCTTAACGTTCAAGCTTGTTAGCCCCGAAGCCTTAAGAGAGAAGCTAATATATGAAATGGATGCCAGCACTCAAGAATCTCTAAGTTCTTGGAGTAAACTTGGAAAATTAGATGCTAAAGATGGAACATCAGAG TTGGTATTTAAATATGCTGCCAAGAAGATGCTTGGCTATGAAGAAAGCAAGGATCAGCAAAAATTGAGAGACAGTTATAAGGCATTCATGGATGGCTTGATCTCATTTCCTCTCAACATCCCTGGAACACCGTTCCATGCTTGCTTACAA GGACGTAAGAAAGCAATGAAGGTCATCAAGGACATCTTTGAGAGGAAGCGCTCGGGCAATGACACTTCGAAAGACTTTGTGGACCATTTACTTGAGCAAATAAAGAAAGAAGACACTTTTTTGAACGAAGAAATTGCGAGGGACCTGGTATTTTTGTTTCTATTTGCTGCCCATGAAACGACTTCAACAGCTTTGACTGTGGCCTTGAGGTATCTAGATGGCCATCCACGTGTTATGGCTGAACTAAAG AGAGAGCATGAAAATATTCTTAAAATGCGAGAAACGGAAGGTTCTGCTGTTTCTTGGAAAGAGTACAAGTCTATGACTTTCACACACATG GTTATAAATGAAACACTTAGGCTTGCAAATATTACTCCTGGGATTTTGCGCAAAGTTGTCAAGGAAGTTGAAGTAAAAG GGTATACAATTCCTGCTGGCTGGACGGTAATGGTTTGTCCATCATGTGTTCATTTGGATCCTAATGTATATGCAAACCCCCATGAATTTAACCCATGGCGATGGGAG GGCAAAGAATTACACATGGGATCAAAAAATTTCATGGCATTTGCTGGTGGTACGAGGCTTTGCGTTGGTGCTGACTATGCAAAGGTGCAGATGTCAATTTTTCTGCATTACTTGGTCACAAAATACAC CTGGAGAGTTACCAACGGAGCAGAGAGAATCCGGACACCTACTGGTATTCGTTACCCCAAGGGATTGCACATGGAGATTTCAGAGAACAAATAG
- the LOC113759744 gene encoding zinc finger BED domain-containing protein RICESLEEPER 2-like, with product MDKFAEDVSSQLGRTGANSTSPMNIIDTEGGNDNEKELEYSLGDEELGSEEEQLEGDTQAPVQRSNQDAIEGDTLDAFNKKKRARKSEAWDDFEDVEVGPQKKIYSECKHCQSRFKKTKIGTTSSLLRHRKNCPKRLEKLKIIEAHQQKLNFPATDSSSNAHSLLHTGKFDMAAMRQSAAEWVLMHEHPFSIVKEDGFNLMMKKGMPEWQKISRTTNKKDCLSVYEREKQKLKHLLSKVKKISLTTDLWKSKNQKIEYMVITGHWIDSQWRLQKRVLNFVHVPPPRPGIGIADAIYKCMLDWGIESKIYTVSVDNVSNNDTALRCLKDTFSTNKCLLAKGKLFHVRCCAHILNLMVQDGLSEIEEISHDIRASVEFVNKTEGRRLIFGEIVHQLRLPERVLIYDCKTRWNSTYEMLACALMFNEVFSRFKDREPSYTFCPSTED from the coding sequence ATGGATAAGTTTGCCGAAGATGTGTCTTCACAGCTAGGTAGGACTGGTGCAAATTCCACTAGTCCTATGAATATCATTGATACAGAGGGTGGAAATGACAACGAGAAAGAGTTGGAATACTCTCTTGGCGATGAAGAATTAGGAAGCGAAGAGGAGCAATTAGAAGGTGATACACAAGCACCTGTTCAAAGATCAAACCAAGATGCTATTGAAGGTGATACTTTAGACGCTTTTAATAAGAAAAAGAGAGCCAGAAAATCTGAAGCATGGGATGATTTCGAAGATGTGGAAGTTGGGCCTCAGAAGAAAATTTACTCAGAGTGTAAGCATTGCCAGTCTAGATTCAAAAAGACGAAGATCGGTACAACTTCAAGTTTATTAAGGCATCGGAAAAATTGTCCAAAACGATTGGAGAAGCTCAAAATAATAGAGGCACACCAACAAAAACTCAATTTTCCAGCCACTGATTCTAGCTCAAATGCTCATTCCCTCCTTCATACTGGCAAGTTTGACATGGCTGCCATGAGACAAAGCGCAGCTGAGTGGGTGCTTATGCATGAGCATCCCTTTTCAATTGTGAAGGAAGATGGCTTCAACTTAATGATGAAAAAGGGGATGCCTGAATGGCAAAAAATCAGTCGGACTACCAACAAGAAAGATTGTCTTTCTGTGTATGAGAGAGAAAAGCAGAAATTGAAGCATTTGTTAAGTAAAGTCAAGAAAATCAGCTTGACCACAGACCTTTGGAAGTCCAAGAACCAAAAAATTGAATACATGGTTATAACTGGACATTGGATTGACAGCCAGTGGAGATTACAAAAACGGGTTCTCAACTTTGTGCATGTTCCCCCTCCACGTCCGGGCATTGGCATTGCAGATGCTATTTACAAATGCATGTTGGATTGGGGCATTGAAAGCAAAATTTATACAGTGTCAGTTGATAACGTGTCAAATAATGACACCGCACTACGATGTTTGAAGGACACCTTCTCGACAAACAAGTGCTTGTTGGCCAAAGGAAAGTTATTCCATGTGAGATGTTGTGCTCACATACTTAACCTGATGGTTCAAGATGGCCTTAGTGAAATTGAAGAAATAAGTCATGACATAAGGGCAAGTGTAGAGTTTGTAAACAAAACTGAAGGGAGACGATTGATCTTTGGTGAAATTGTACACCAGCTACGATTGCCTGAAAGAGTGCTGATTTATGACTGCAAAACAAGGTGGAATTCGACCTATGAGATGCTAGCTTGTGCTCTCATGTTCAATGAGGTGTTTTCGAGATTCAAAGACAGAGAGCCAAGCTATACTTTCTGTCCTTCCACAGAAGATTAG